The proteins below come from a single Streptococcus canis genomic window:
- a CDS encoding MIP/aquaporin family protein, whose protein sequence is MDIFGEFLGTALLVLLGNGVVAGVVLPKTKNHASGWIVIATGWGIAVAVAAFISGKIAPAHLNPAVSLAFAMNGTIAWSTAIAYSLAQLLGAMLGSVLVFLQFRPHYLAAENQADILGTFATGPAIRDTSSNLLSEIFGTFVLMLGILAFGLYNMPAGLGTLCVGTLVIGIGLSLGGTTGYAINPARDLGPRLVHAILPLNNKGDSDWSYAWIPVVGPIIGATLAVLLFQVMS, encoded by the coding sequence ATGGATATCTTTGGCGAATTTTTGGGAACAGCCTTATTGGTGTTATTAGGAAATGGCGTTGTGGCAGGAGTGGTCTTACCCAAAACCAAAAACCATGCGTCTGGTTGGATCGTGATTGCTACTGGATGGGGAATTGCGGTTGCCGTAGCAGCCTTTATCAGCGGGAAAATTGCTCCTGCCCATCTCAATCCAGCTGTCAGCCTTGCTTTTGCCATGAATGGAACCATTGCCTGGTCAACAGCTATTGCCTATAGCCTTGCCCAACTATTGGGAGCTATGCTTGGTTCAGTTCTGGTATTCCTTCAGTTCAGGCCACATTATCTGGCCGCTGAGAATCAGGCTGATATTTTAGGGACATTTGCGACAGGCCCTGCTATTCGAGATACCAGCTCAAATCTATTGAGTGAAATCTTTGGGACCTTTGTCCTGATGCTTGGTATTTTGGCATTTGGTTTATACAACATGCCAGCAGGGCTAGGAACCCTCTGTGTAGGTACCTTGGTTATTGGGATTGGGTTATCTTTAGGGGGAACCACAGGTTACGCCATTAACCCAGCGCGTGATTTAGGCCCTCGTCTGGTTCATGCTATTCTACCACTCAACAATAAGGGAGATTCTGATTGGTCTTATGCTTGGATACCAGTTGTAGGACCAATTATTGGAGCTACCTTAGCAGTCTTGCTCTTCCAAGTTATGTCCTAA
- a CDS encoding NAD(P)/FAD-dependent oxidoreductase yields MTLTTKTIHVIGASFAGLAFVDKYKALNPDSQITLIDKESCPNYIPNGINQLFRGDIQDLSDAMWGRPCLTAHPQPNHRFIQAEVLSIQAASNTLLLKDSQGRVFEEGYETLVCAMGASPQSRYIEISQTNKVLVTKYYEESQTSLKLIEASQDILVIGAGMIGLDLAYSLSLQGKRVTLIEAADRPDFYQTDAELIAPVIAEMSTHHVTFINNKRVKAIHEVEGKVFAHTEQGDTFQGDLAILAINFRPNTHLLQGQVACALDKTVLVNENLQTSQANIYAIGDMVSSHFGILGMDYYTPLINQAMKTGQALALHLAGYLVPPLQTVKVLGSSHFGYYRASVGLTEEEAELYMDTCSYLYQDGDSQPLFWLKLIARKTDGVLIGAQLLSKTNALLIANQLGQALALKATDGDLAFQDFLFLQGHSDLAYHLHEACLKLFEKRLRHED; encoded by the coding sequence ATGACATTAACTACAAAGACAATACATGTTATCGGGGCTTCCTTTGCTGGTCTAGCCTTTGTTGATAAATACAAGGCCCTCAATCCAGATTCCCAAATCACTCTCATTGATAAGGAAAGCTGCCCCAATTATATTCCAAATGGTATCAACCAATTATTCAGAGGAGACATTCAAGACCTGTCTGATGCGATGTGGGGAAGGCCTTGTCTAACAGCACACCCACAACCTAATCACCGGTTTATTCAAGCAGAAGTGCTATCTATCCAGGCTGCCTCAAACACCTTGCTTCTCAAAGACAGTCAGGGACGAGTTTTTGAAGAAGGTTATGAAACGCTCGTTTGTGCTATGGGCGCTAGCCCCCAGTCTCGTTATATTGAGATCTCACAGACCAACAAAGTTTTGGTAACCAAATATTATGAAGAAAGCCAAACTAGTTTAAAACTAATTGAAGCTAGTCAAGATATTTTGGTCATTGGTGCCGGTATGATTGGCTTAGACCTTGCCTATAGCTTGTCCTTGCAAGGCAAACGGGTAACATTGATTGAAGCAGCCGATAGACCAGATTTTTACCAAACCGATGCTGAACTGATAGCCCCTGTAATAGCAGAAATGTCCACCCACCATGTCACCTTTATTAATAATAAACGTGTTAAAGCTATCCATGAGGTAGAGGGAAAAGTTTTCGCTCATACTGAGCAAGGAGATACCTTCCAAGGTGATTTGGCTATTTTAGCCATTAACTTTAGGCCAAATACACACCTTTTGCAGGGACAAGTGGCTTGTGCTCTGGATAAGACCGTTTTGGTCAACGAAAACTTACAGACCAGTCAGGCTAATATCTATGCCATTGGTGACATGGTTTCATCGCATTTTGGTATTTTGGGAATGGATTACTATACACCTTTGATTAACCAAGCGATGAAGACAGGTCAGGCTTTGGCTCTGCATTTAGCTGGCTATCTTGTTCCTCCATTACAGACGGTCAAGGTATTAGGCAGCTCTCACTTTGGCTATTATCGCGCTAGTGTTGGCTTGACAGAAGAAGAAGCAGAGCTTTATATGGATACGTGCAGTTATTTGTACCAAGATGGGGATTCCCAACCCCTCTTTTGGCTGAAATTAATAGCTAGAAAAACGGATGGGGTTTTAATAGGGGCTCAGCTCCTGTCCAAAACTAATGCTCTTCTCATCGCCAATCAATTAGGTCAGGCTCTGGCTCTGAAAGCCACAGACGGTGACCTAGCATTTCAAGATTTTCTCTTTTTACAAGGTCACAGTGATTTGGCTTATCACCTTCATGAAGCTTGTCTCAAACTATTTGAAAAGAGGCTCCGCCATGAAGATTGA
- a CDS encoding helix-turn-helix domain-containing protein, producing the protein MKIEDLMDKERRAQYGLLVTLYHAKETLRIKDLMRLSNLSKVTLLKYIDNLNDLCREQGLACQLLLDKDTLSLKETGQFFWEDLVALLLKESVAYQILAYMYCHEHFNITNLSVEMMVSEATLNRQLAHLNQLLSEFDLALSQGRQLGSELQWRYFYFELFRHTLTRQGIDVLINQLDASHLATLIERLVGQSLSAEALEQLLIWLAISQARMSFQKDNKAIFLRDSDFMSSNIFFKRLESMLLHYLRRYALEIDAFEAKSLFVFLHAYPLLPIASMEYSLGFGGPIADHISKALWLLKKAHVIAHQTKEEIIYGLGIFFSKAYFFKGAILSQPSNSQYLYQLVGEDKRAVLKVIIRHLVLQTAVVTSQETDFSQQLSDEILALLIFSIERHHEPLLVGLALGQNKVEAAIAELAIRRQLGHHRDFQLMPYDNQKGYDCLITYQNACLPKQDLPYYRLKQYSSPYELTALEAFLKDLFQQKNAGEEELLLSPTAKSSFAHKTV; encoded by the coding sequence ATGAAGATTGAAGACTTAATGGATAAGGAACGAAGGGCCCAATATGGTCTCTTGGTGACCCTTTATCATGCTAAAGAAACACTAAGAATAAAAGACCTGATGAGGTTATCAAACTTATCTAAAGTGACCCTATTAAAGTACATTGACAACCTAAATGATTTGTGCCGAGAACAAGGTCTAGCCTGTCAATTGCTCTTAGATAAAGACACCCTTAGCTTAAAAGAAACTGGCCAGTTCTTTTGGGAGGATTTGGTAGCTCTGCTTCTCAAAGAATCAGTTGCCTATCAGATATTGGCCTACATGTACTGCCATGAACACTTTAACATCACCAACTTATCTGTTGAAATGATGGTTAGTGAAGCCACTTTAAACAGGCAACTGGCTCATCTCAACCAGCTTTTATCAGAGTTTGATCTGGCGCTCTCGCAAGGCAGACAACTGGGAAGTGAGCTTCAGTGGCGTTATTTCTATTTTGAATTGTTCCGCCATACCTTGACCAGACAAGGCATAGATGTCTTGATTAACCAGCTAGATGCCTCGCATTTGGCTACCTTAATTGAGCGGCTGGTTGGTCAGTCATTATCGGCAGAAGCCTTAGAACAATTGTTGATTTGGTTGGCGATTTCGCAAGCGCGAATGTCCTTTCAAAAAGACAATAAAGCCATTTTCTTAAGGGACAGTGATTTTATGTCGTCTAACATTTTCTTTAAGCGTTTGGAAAGCATGCTTTTACATTACTTAAGACGCTATGCCCTTGAGATTGATGCTTTTGAAGCCAAGAGTCTCTTTGTTTTTTTACATGCTTACCCTCTACTTCCTATTGCCAGCATGGAGTATAGTCTGGGCTTTGGTGGTCCTATTGCTGATCACATTTCAAAAGCTTTGTGGCTTTTAAAGAAGGCCCATGTGATTGCCCATCAGACAAAGGAAGAAATCATTTATGGCTTGGGGATATTTTTTTCAAAAGCTTACTTTTTTAAAGGAGCTATCCTTAGCCAACCAAGCAATAGCCAATACCTTTATCAATTAGTAGGCGAAGACAAAAGAGCGGTTTTAAAGGTTATCATAAGGCACTTGGTGCTGCAAACGGCAGTCGTAACCAGTCAGGAAACGGATTTCAGTCAGCAGTTGAGTGATGAGATTTTGGCATTGTTGATTTTTTCCATTGAGCGTCACCATGAGCCTCTTTTAGTAGGCCTTGCCTTGGGGCAAAATAAGGTGGAGGCAGCTATTGCGGAATTGGCCATCAGACGGCAATTGGGGCATCATAGAGATTTTCAATTAATGCCCTATGATAATCAGAAAGGTTATGATTGTCTGATTACCTATCAGAATGCTTGTTTACCTAAACAAGATTTACCTTATTATCGGTTAAAACAGTACAGCTCTCCCTATGAACTCACTGCTTTAGAAGCTTTTCTCAAAGACCTTTTCCAGCAAAAAAATGCAGGAGAAGAGGAACTCTTACTCAGTCCAACAGCCAAGTCTAGTTTTGCACACAAAACTGTGTGA
- the fsa gene encoding fructose-6-phosphate aldolase has translation MKFFLDTANVAAIKAINELGVVDGVTTNPSIISREGRDFETVIKEICEIVDGPISAEVTGLTADAMIEEARNIAKWHENVVVKIPMTPEGLKATNILSKEGIKTNVTLIFTVSQGLMAMKAGATYISPFIGRLEDIGTDAYQLISDLRDIIDLYDFQAEIIAASIRTTAHVEAVAKLGAHIATIPDPLFAKMTQHPLTTNGLKTFMEDWASFKK, from the coding sequence ATGAAATTTTTCCTAGATACAGCTAACGTGGCAGCGATTAAAGCCATTAATGAACTTGGTGTTGTTGACGGTGTAACAACAAACCCAAGTATTATTTCCCGTGAAGGACGAGATTTTGAAACAGTCATCAAAGAAATTTGTGAGATTGTTGACGGACCAATTAGCGCTGAAGTAACAGGTTTAACCGCAGATGCCATGATAGAAGAAGCTAGAAACATTGCTAAATGGCATGAGAATGTCGTCGTTAAAATTCCAATGACCCCAGAAGGACTTAAAGCAACAAATATCCTTTCAAAAGAAGGGATTAAAACTAATGTGACCTTGATTTTCACAGTAAGCCAAGGTTTAATGGCAATGAAAGCAGGCGCAACTTACATTAGCCCATTTATTGGTCGTTTGGAAGATATTGGCACTGATGCCTATCAATTAATCAGTGATCTTCGTGACATCATTGATTTGTATGATTTCCAAGCTGAAATCATCGCAGCAAGTATTCGCACAACAGCCCATGTGGAAGCTGTCGCTAAATTGGGAGCACACATTGCGACCATTCCAGATCCATTGTTTGCTAAGATGACGCAACATCCATTGACAACAAATGGCTTGAAAACCTTTATGGAAGATTGGGCTTCCTTCAAAAAATAA
- the tkt gene encoding transketolase has protein sequence MTFDAIDQLAVNTIRTLSMDAIQAANSGHPGLPMGAAPMAYVLWNHFMNINPKTGRNWSNRDRFILSAGHGSAMLYSLLHLAGYDLSVDDLKNFRQWGSKTPGHPEVNHTDGVEATTGPLGQGIANAVGMAMAEAHLAAKFNKPDFDIVDHYTFALNGDGDLMEGVSQEAASLAGHLKLGKLVLLYDSNDISLDGPTSMAFTEDVKGRFEAYGWQHILVKDGNDLEEISAAIEAAKAETDKPTIIEVKTIIGFGAEKQGTSAVHGAPLGAEGIAFAKKTYQWTYQDFEVPAEVTERFAQGLQARGEKAEQAWNDLFAAYEAEYPELAAEYKKAFANEAAQVELEAHELGSSMASRVSSQQAIQQISEQVASFWGGSADLSASNNTMVKAETDFQPDHYEGRNIWFGVREFAMAAAMNGIALHGGTRVYGGTFFVFSNYLLPAVRMAALQSLPTVYVMTHDSIAVGEDGPTHEPIEQLASVRSMPNLNVIRPADGNETNAAWKRAIAETDRPTMLVLTRQNLPVLEGTKELAEDGLNKGAYILSEAKGDLDGILIATGSEVKLAMDTQAALEAEGIHVRVVSMPSQNIFDEQSAEYKENILPAAVTKRLAIEAGSSFGWAKYVGLAGKTLTIDTWGASAPGNRIFEEYGFTVANATDLYKSL, from the coding sequence ATGACATTTGATGCAATTGACCAGTTGGCAGTAAATACTATCCGCACCCTATCAATGGATGCTATTCAAGCGGCAAATTCTGGACACCCAGGCCTTCCAATGGGGGCCGCACCTATGGCCTATGTTTTATGGAATCACTTCATGAACATTAATCCGAAAACAGGCCGTAATTGGTCAAATAGAGACCGTTTTATCCTATCAGCAGGTCACGGAAGTGCCATGCTTTATAGCTTACTACACTTGGCAGGATATGACTTGTCAGTTGATGATTTGAAAAATTTCCGTCAATGGGGCTCTAAAACACCGGGCCACCCTGAGGTGAACCACACAGATGGTGTTGAAGCAACCACAGGACCTCTTGGTCAAGGGATTGCGAATGCCGTTGGTATGGCGATGGCAGAAGCTCACCTAGCAGCTAAATTTAACAAACCAGACTTTGATATTGTTGACCATTACACTTTTGCTTTGAATGGTGACGGTGACCTTATGGAAGGGGTCAGTCAAGAAGCAGCAAGTTTGGCAGGGCATTTAAAACTTGGCAAATTGGTCTTGCTTTATGATTCAAATGATATTTCTCTTGACGGTCCTACTTCAATGGCCTTCACAGAAGATGTGAAAGGACGTTTTGAGGCTTACGGTTGGCAACACATTCTTGTGAAAGACGGAAATGATTTAGAGGAAATCTCAGCCGCTATTGAAGCTGCCAAAGCTGAAACTGATAAACCAACTATCATCGAAGTGAAAACTATCATTGGTTTTGGTGCAGAAAAACAAGGAACTTCAGCAGTTCACGGTGCTCCTCTTGGAGCAGAAGGCATTGCTTTTGCCAAGAAAACTTACCAATGGACTTATCAAGACTTTGAAGTACCTGCTGAAGTGACTGAGCGATTTGCCCAAGGCCTTCAAGCACGTGGTGAAAAAGCAGAGCAAGCTTGGAATGACTTATTTGCAGCTTATGAAGCAGAGTATCCTGAATTAGCAGCAGAATACAAAAAAGCTTTTGCTAACGAAGCAGCTCAAGTGGAGCTTGAGGCTCATGAACTTGGCAGTTCAATGGCTAGTCGTGTGTCAAGCCAGCAAGCTATTCAACAAATTTCAGAACAAGTAGCTTCCTTCTGGGGAGGCTCGGCAGACCTTTCAGCTTCCAACAATACTATGGTAAAAGCTGAGACAGACTTCCAGCCAGATCACTATGAAGGCCGTAACATCTGGTTTGGTGTCCGTGAATTTGCCATGGCTGCAGCCATGAATGGTATTGCCCTTCACGGAGGAACACGTGTTTACGGAGGAACCTTCTTCGTCTTCTCAAACTACCTTCTTCCAGCTGTTCGTATGGCAGCACTTCAAAGCTTACCAACTGTTTATGTCATGACTCATGATTCTATTGCAGTTGGTGAAGACGGTCCAACTCATGAACCAATTGAACAATTGGCAAGTGTTCGTTCAATGCCTAATTTGAACGTCATTCGTCCAGCTGATGGTAATGAAACAAATGCTGCTTGGAAACGTGCCATTGCTGAAACAGATCGTCCTACTATGCTTGTGTTGACCCGTCAAAACCTTCCAGTGCTTGAAGGCACAAAAGAATTGGCAGAAGATGGTCTCAACAAAGGGGCTTATATCTTGTCAGAAGCTAAGGGTGACCTTGATGGTATCTTGATTGCAACAGGTTCAGAAGTGAAACTGGCCATGGATACCCAAGCAGCTCTTGAAGCAGAAGGCATTCATGTGCGTGTGGTATCTATGCCATCACAAAACATCTTTGACGAACAGTCAGCAGAGTATAAAGAAAATATCCTACCAGCAGCTGTGACTAAACGTCTCGCTATCGAAGCAGGTTCAAGCTTTGGCTGGGCAAAATATGTTGGCCTAGCAGGAAAAACGTTGACCATTGACACTTGGGGTGCTTCAGCTCCAGGAAATCGTATCTTTGAAGAATATGGTTTCACTGTGGCAAATGCAACTGATTTATACAAATCACTCTAA
- a CDS encoding bacteriocin immunity protein, protein MERKRKCLYDVIKQAYDYPENRENADLSRLFLSASNKLIKNSNPLVIANQLNQDLDNYLLVNDMLLPKSLCYFKKSLEKYILDEVSSV, encoded by the coding sequence ATGGAAAGGAAACGAAAGTGCTTATACGATGTGATTAAGCAGGCTTATGATTATCCGGAAAACCGTGAAAATGCTGACTTGTCACGTCTATTTTTATCGGCTTCCAACAAATTAATTAAAAATAGCAATCCTCTAGTGATTGCAAACCAATTAAATCAAGATTTGGACAACTATTTACTTGTCAATGATATGTTGCTTCCAAAATCACTCTGCTACTTTAAAAAGTCATTGGAGAAATATATTTTAGACGAAGTATCATCAGTTTAG
- a CDS encoding ABC transporter ATP-binding protein has translation MIEFNHVSKLYGDKEALSDLNLIIKNGEIFGLIGHNGAGKTTTISILTSIIEASYGEVFVDGKPLEENREAIKKQIGYVPDSPDIFLNLTANEYWQFLAKIYGVSDEDRETRLDHLTTLFELKDEINQTIDSFSHGMRQKVIVIGALVSDPSIWILDEPLTGLDPQASFDLKEMMKSHAASGHTVLFSTHVLSVAEQLCDRIGILKKGKLIFVGTIDDLKEHHPEKDLESIYLELAGRKAQEEG, from the coding sequence ATGATAGAATTTAACCATGTTTCAAAACTATATGGCGATAAAGAAGCCCTTAGTGATTTAAATCTGATTATAAAAAATGGTGAGATTTTTGGTCTTATTGGCCATAATGGAGCAGGCAAAACCACGACCATTAGCATCTTAACTTCTATTATTGAGGCGAGTTATGGAGAGGTATTTGTAGATGGAAAACCCCTTGAAGAAAATCGAGAAGCTATTAAAAAACAAATTGGTTATGTGCCGGATTCTCCTGATATTTTCTTGAATTTGACTGCAAACGAATATTGGCAATTTCTGGCTAAAATTTATGGTGTGTCAGATGAGGACAGGGAAACCCGATTGGACCACCTAACAACCCTCTTTGAGTTAAAAGATGAAATTAACCAAACCATTGATAGTTTTTCACATGGGATGCGTCAAAAAGTGATTGTGATTGGTGCTTTGGTGTCAGACCCTAGTATCTGGATTCTGGATGAACCATTAACAGGTTTGGATCCTCAGGCTTCTTTTGATCTTAAGGAAATGATGAAATCCCATGCGGCATCGGGTCATACAGTCCTCTTTTCAACTCACGTGCTATCAGTCGCTGAGCAACTGTGTGATCGCATTGGAATTTTGAAAAAAGGGAAGTTAATTTTTGTGGGTACCATTGATGACTTAAAAGAACATCATCCTGAAAAAGACTTGGAGAGCATTTACCTAGAGCTTGCAGGTCGGAAGGCACAAGAAGAGGGGTGA
- a CDS encoding ABC transporter permease, translating into MNWSTIWELIKINILYSNPQSLANLKKRQEKHPKENFKAYKSMMRQQALMLAVFLVIYIFMFLGVDFSYYPGLFSFDIAIFFVMSTLMAFTSLYTIFYESNDLKLYVHLPVKAEELYIAKVVSSLGMGAIFLMPLVSLFLIAYWQLLGNPLALLVAALIFLVLLVSSMVLAIYLNAWIGKLIVRSRRRKLISTLMMFVSTFGAFVLIVAINISNNKRTMSEGIFADYPTIPYFKGFYDVVQTPFSTEALLNFWLPLVLILVMLYGIVTKVMPAYYRDAFYLSNENKAKQTKKPVSRVYKEQDLAQLLRKHHLLTLQNATLLTQTYLMPLMYVMIFIAPVMSRGTDFFGHLSPNFFGVALLVGVTLGSMCTPPTTFVGVGISLEKENFTFMKSLPIKLKTFLLDKFRLLVGLQLIIPLIIYAILGMFVLHLHPLLVLSFCLGFALSMIIQGEWMYRRDYQLLDLKWQDMTQLFTRGNGQWLMMGIMFGHLILGGAVAVFAVILATMTQQLLLINILLALILLVGLGLAQFWIQKTFWKTLDKL; encoded by the coding sequence ATGAATTGGTCCACTATTTGGGAACTTATAAAGATAAATATCCTCTATTCCAATCCACAAAGTTTAGCTAACCTCAAAAAACGTCAGGAAAAGCACCCGAAAGAAAATTTCAAGGCTTATAAAAGCATGATGAGACAACAAGCCTTAATGCTTGCCGTGTTTTTGGTCATTTACATTTTTATGTTTCTTGGTGTTGATTTTAGTTATTATCCAGGACTTTTTTCCTTTGACATTGCTATATTCTTTGTCATGTCAACCTTAATGGCCTTTACCTCTCTTTACACGATTTTTTATGAAAGCAATGATCTGAAATTGTATGTTCATCTGCCAGTCAAGGCAGAAGAACTCTATATTGCCAAGGTTGTTTCGTCATTGGGAATGGGTGCTATCTTTTTAATGCCCTTGGTCTCTCTCTTTTTGATTGCTTACTGGCAATTATTAGGAAATCCTTTAGCTCTCTTAGTAGCTGCCTTGATTTTTCTGGTCTTGTTAGTCAGTTCCATGGTACTTGCTATTTATCTCAATGCTTGGATTGGAAAACTGATTGTCCGAAGTCGTAGGCGTAAGTTGATTTCTACCTTAATGATGTTTGTCTCAACCTTTGGCGCCTTTGTCTTGATTGTTGCGATTAATATCAGTAACAATAAGCGTACGATGTCAGAAGGAATATTTGCTGATTACCCAACTATTCCTTATTTCAAAGGGTTCTATGATGTTGTCCAGACGCCGTTTTCTACTGAAGCTCTGCTTAACTTTTGGTTACCTCTGGTACTTATCTTAGTGATGTTATATGGTATCGTTACAAAAGTGATGCCAGCTTATTATCGCGACGCCTTTTACCTTAGTAATGAAAATAAGGCCAAACAAACTAAAAAGCCAGTGAGTCGTGTTTACAAGGAGCAAGATTTAGCACAGTTATTACGAAAACACCATTTACTGACCTTGCAAAATGCGACTTTATTAACGCAAACTTACCTCATGCCCTTGATGTATGTCATGATTTTTATCGCCCCAGTCATGTCTCGAGGGACAGACTTCTTTGGGCATTTGTCTCCAAATTTCTTTGGAGTAGCCCTACTGGTAGGTGTTACCCTAGGTAGTATGTGTACCCCGCCAACTACTTTTGTTGGTGTTGGGATTTCACTTGAAAAAGAGAACTTTACTTTTATGAAAAGCTTGCCAATCAAGCTCAAAACGTTCTTGCTTGATAAATTCCGCCTGCTGGTAGGACTGCAACTTATTATCCCTTTAATCATCTATGCCATCTTAGGGATGTTTGTCTTACATCTCCATCCTCTTTTAGTCCTCAGTTTTTGTCTAGGATTTGCTCTGTCTATGATTATTCAGGGCGAATGGATGTATCGTCGTGATTATCAGCTCCTGGATTTGAAATGGCAAGACATGACACAGCTTTTCACCAGAGGCAATGGGCAATGGTTGATGATGGGAATCATGTTTGGTCATTTAATACTGGGTGGTGCGGTGGCTGTTTTTGCGGTTATTCTTGCTACTATGACACAGCAATTACTATTGATTAACATTCTCTTGGCTTTGATTCTCTTGGTTGGATTGGGGCTGGCTCAATTCTGGATTCAAAAAACCTTCTGGAAAACCTTAGATAAGCTCTAA
- the proB gene encoding glutamate 5-kinase: MMKRQFENVRRIVIKIGTSSLVLPTGKINLEKIDQLAFVISSLMNKGKEVILVSSGAMGFGLDILKMKKRPINLAKQQAVSSVGQVAMMSLYSQIFAHYQTNVSQILLTRDVVVFPESLANVTNAFESLISLGIVPIVNENDAVSVDEMDHATKFGDNDRLSAIVAGITKADLLIMLSDIDGLFDKNPNIYEDAQLRSHVADISQEIIASAGGAGSRFGTGGMLSKVQSAQMVFENKGQMVLMNGANPRDILRVLEGQPLGTWFKQVEEVTYD, translated from the coding sequence ATGATGAAACGACAATTTGAAAATGTAAGACGTATTGTAATTAAAATTGGAACCAGCTCTCTTGTTTTGCCAACAGGCAAAATTAATCTGGAAAAAATCGACCAACTGGCTTTTGTGATTTCAAGCTTGATGAATAAGGGCAAGGAAGTGATTCTGGTGTCGTCGGGAGCGATGGGATTTGGACTAGACATTTTGAAAATGAAAAAACGTCCGATCAATCTTGCGAAGCAACAGGCCGTCTCTAGTGTGGGTCAGGTGGCCATGATGAGCCTTTATTCTCAAATTTTTGCCCATTACCAAACCAATGTGTCGCAAATTTTACTGACTAGGGATGTCGTTGTTTTCCCAGAAAGTCTAGCTAATGTTACCAATGCCTTTGAGAGTCTTATCAGTTTGGGCATTGTCCCGATTGTGAATGAAAACGATGCAGTCAGTGTTGATGAAATGGATCATGCTACTAAATTTGGGGATAATGACCGCCTCTCTGCTATCGTAGCGGGGATTACTAAGGCTGATTTGCTAATCATGTTGTCTGACATTGATGGCCTTTTTGATAAAAATCCTAACATTTATGAGGATGCACAGTTACGAAGCCATGTTGCTGACATTAGTCAAGAAATCATTGCGTCAGCGGGTGGTGCTGGTAGTAGATTTGGTACAGGTGGGATGCTAAGTAAGGTGCAGTCTGCCCAAATGGTGTTTGAAAACAAAGGGCAGATGGTCTTGATGAACGGGGCCAATCCCCGAGATATTTTACGAGTGCTAGAAGGGCAACCTTTAGGCACTTGGTTCAAGCAGGTAGAAGAGGTAACATATGACTGA